A single region of the Gossypium arboreum isolate Shixiya-1 chromosome 12, ASM2569848v2, whole genome shotgun sequence genome encodes:
- the LOC108476486 gene encoding uncharacterized protein OsI_027940 isoform X2, with product MSRHPEVKWAQRTDKVFITVLLPDSKNAKVNLEPEGVFNFSATAGTDNNTYELKLDLFDKVNVEESKINVGVRSIFCILEKAEKVWWKKLLRGDGKAPHYVKVDWDKWVDEDEDKGLGDLDLGGMDFSNFGGMGGMGDMMGGMGDMMGGMDEFEDSDDEGQEVTKPDDKAEGDAKPEEHGIGSSEKKEAEPST from the exons ATGAG TCGTCATCCTGAGGTGAAATGGGCACAAAGAACCGATAAGGTTTTCATTACGGTGCTATTACCTGATTCAAAGAATGCAAAAGTTAACCTTGAGCCGGAAGGAGTGTTTAATTTCTCTGCTACTGCTGGAACTGACAATAACACATATGAGTTGAAGTTGGATCTTTTTGATAAGGTCAACGTGGAG gaAAGCAAAATTAATGTCGGAGTTAGGAGCATATTCTGCATCTTGGAGAAGGCTGAAAAAGTGTGGTGGAAAAAATTATTGCGCGGGGATGGCAAAGCCCCCCATTACGTTAAAGTGGACTGGGACAAATGGGTGGATGAAGATGAAGACAAGG GTCTTGGTGATCTCGACTTAGGAGGAATGGACTTCTCG AACTTTGGGGGAATGGGCGGCATGGGCGACATGATGGGCGGCATGGGTGACATGATGGGTGGCATGGATGAGTTTGAGGACAGTGATGATGAAG GGCAAGAAGTGACAAAGCCGGATGACAAGGCCGAAGGAGATGCAAAGCCTGAGGAGCATGGCATCGGATCTTCAGAGAAAAAGGAGGCTGAACCGAGCACATGA
- the LOC108476486 gene encoding uncharacterized protein OsI_027940 isoform X1, with translation MSRHPEVKWAQRTDKVFITVLLPDSKNAKVNLEPEGVFNFSATAGTDNNTYELKLDLFDKVNVEESKINVGVRSIFCILEKAEKVWWKKLLRGDGKAPHYVKVDWDKWVDEDEDKVGLGDLDLGGMDFSNFGGMGGMGDMMGGMGDMMGGMDEFEDSDDEGQEVTKPDDKAEGDAKPEEHGIGSSEKKEAEPST, from the exons ATGAG TCGTCATCCTGAGGTGAAATGGGCACAAAGAACCGATAAGGTTTTCATTACGGTGCTATTACCTGATTCAAAGAATGCAAAAGTTAACCTTGAGCCGGAAGGAGTGTTTAATTTCTCTGCTACTGCTGGAACTGACAATAACACATATGAGTTGAAGTTGGATCTTTTTGATAAGGTCAACGTGGAG gaAAGCAAAATTAATGTCGGAGTTAGGAGCATATTCTGCATCTTGGAGAAGGCTGAAAAAGTGTGGTGGAAAAAATTATTGCGCGGGGATGGCAAAGCCCCCCATTACGTTAAAGTGGACTGGGACAAATGGGTGGATGAAGATGAAGACAAGG TAGGTCTTGGTGATCTCGACTTAGGAGGAATGGACTTCTCG AACTTTGGGGGAATGGGCGGCATGGGCGACATGATGGGCGGCATGGGTGACATGATGGGTGGCATGGATGAGTTTGAGGACAGTGATGATGAAG GGCAAGAAGTGACAAAGCCGGATGACAAGGCCGAAGGAGATGCAAAGCCTGAGGAGCATGGCATCGGATCTTCAGAGAAAAAGGAGGCTGAACCGAGCACATGA